CGATGTAAGCAGTCCGATAGAGAAAAGACTATTCCCCCCCATAATGAGAAAACCTCCGATACCGACAAGCAGTGAAAGGACCAGGGCGGTGAGGAGGTTCATCAGGGGCATAAAAATGTATGCGGTAAACTGGGCCTTTACCCCGGCACGACGTGTGGAATCGTTTATTTTCTCGAATTTGTTATATTCCTCTTTTTCCCGGTGAAAGGACTGGATGACTTTAACTCCCGTGACCGATTCCTGGATATTGGCACTGAGTTCACCGATCTTTTGCTGATTTATCCGGAACGCCGCCCTTATTCTTTTTCCGATAATTCCCGTTACGATAAACATGACGGGGACCACGGAAATGACTACAAGGGAAAGCTGGATGTTGAGCATCAGCATCCCGATAATGACACCGATTACGGAAAAAAGCCCGCTTATCATCTGTGAGATACCGTTTGAAAGCGCATTGTAGATCATCTCGATGTCATTGGTAAGCCGCGAGATGATATCGCCGATGCCCCGTTTATCGAAATAGGACATGGAGAGTGTCTGTATGTGGCGGAAGAGATCGTTACGAAGCCGGAAAACGATGTTATTTCCAATCCTGACGATAAGGGCGTTGTATAATGCGTTTACCGCCCAGGAAACACCGTAGATAATCAGGAGGACAATCATCTGTTCGATGAACTTCGAGAGATTCTGAGTGGTTTCGAGGTAGCGGGTTATCGCCCGGCCGATAATCGCGGGGGCGGCGACGCGGAGGACAACATCGATCAGAATCAGTATGGCGGTGATGAGAAAAACGATTGTCTGTGGACCGATATAGGCAAGCAGCCGCGTCAAAGCCTTTTTAAAATCAAGCGGCGATTCGATCGTACCCCCATGGCCGAATCGTCGTCCTCTGGGGCGAAATGCGGGTATATTTGCCGTCTTGCTTTCTTTCATGATCGACACTCCATTTTTCAATTAGCTGTTATAATTGCAGCAACGATGTTTGTGTTGTCGCGATTTCCCTGTATATTTCGTTTTCCGCAAGGAGTTCTTCATGCGTTCCCCTTCCCGCAATTTTACCACGATCGACGACCACGATATTGTCTGAGTTTTTGATGGTGTTGATTTTCTGGCTGATGATGATGGCGGTTTTTTCGGCAAACTCGTTATAGAGATTGTCGATGAGTCTGTTCTCCGTTTCGATATCGACGGATGAGGTAACATCATCCAGGATGATAATATCGGGTTGTGAGAGGACCGCACGGGCGATGGCAATCCGCTGCCGCTGCCCGCCTGAAAGCCCGGCTCCACGTTCACCGACCGGCTCATCCCAGGCATGCTCTTTTTCGAGAATGAAATCACGGGCACAGGCTACTTCCGCTGCCCTTTCGATTTCAGCGTTATCGGCTTCCGGCCTGCCGAATGCGATGTTGTCGCGGATTGTTCCGGAAAAGAGCATGGTTTCTTGAAGTACAACCGATATCCTGGTTCTGAGTGTTTCAAAGGTGAGGTTTCTGTTATCAATGCCGTCAATCAGTATTTCACCTTCACAAGGCTCATAGAAAAGTGGTATCAGATGAACCAGACTCGATTTTCCGGCGCCGGTCGTCCCGATTATACCGATACGCTGTCCCGGAGTGATCGTAAGGGAGATATCGGTAAGTGCGTTCTCACCGTCTCCGTAATGGAAACTGACATTCCTGAATTCGATCGAGCCTTCAATCCGTTTCATGGATTGTTCATGATCGATTTCCGGGCGACGGGACGGTTCTTTCAGGAGATCCTCTATTCGGGTGGCGGAGGCCGCGGCCATGGAGATAAAACTCAGGACCATACCGAGCATTATAATGGGGAACATAGCCAGAAGTGCATAGTTATTGAATGCCACAAGCTGCCCGAGAGAAAGACCCCTGCTTTGCTGCGAAAGAAAGTTTTCGATGACAAGGGTCCCGCCGACCCAAAGTGTGGCGGTAAGGGCAAGCTGTCCCGCGAGATGAAGCACCGGAAAGAGAAACGATATTATATAGCCGACCTTTAGCGACTGGCTGAGGAAATCCCTGTTTTTCTCTTCGAATCGGTCTATTTCCGATGATTGTCCGGCAAAAGCACGCACAACTTTGGCGCCTGCAAGGTTTTCCTGAAGCATATTATTCAGGTTGTCGAGTTTTTCTCTTACCTTCATGAAAACAGGCCTTATCAATGTTGCCACAATAAAAAATAAAAGCAGCGTACTTGGCATAATGACGGCCATAA
The window above is part of the Spirochaetales bacterium genome. Proteins encoded here:
- a CDS encoding ABC transporter ATP-binding protein, which gives rise to MKESKTANIPAFRPRGRRFGHGGTIESPLDFKKALTRLLAYIGPQTIVFLITAILILIDVVLRVAAPAIIGRAITRYLETTQNLSKFIEQMIVLLIIYGVSWAVNALYNALIVRIGNNIVFRLRNDLFRHIQTLSMSYFDKRGIGDIISRLTNDIEMIYNALSNGISQMISGLFSVIGVIIGMLMLNIQLSLVVISVVPVMFIVTGIIGKRIRAAFRINQQKIGELSANIQESVTGVKVIQSFHREKEEYNKFEKINDSTRRAGVKAQFTAYIFMPLMNLLTALVLSLLVGIGGFLIMGGNSLFSIGLLTSFIIYARRFFEPLRQMTGVYNVIQSALAGAERVFDVLETSSDIESVKNAKKIETIEGTVRFENVTFGYTDDKTVLENINLNVSKGQIIAIVGPTGAGKTTLVNLLSRFYDVTEGDIFIDNIPIKQIDVNSLRTKMGVVLQEPFFFAVSIRENLKYGNPDATDKQIEEAAIIANAHHFIQKLPEGYDTILSERGLNLSQGERQLLAITRAILANPKILILDEATSNIDSLTEANIQEALLTLMKGRTSFIIAHRLSTIRNADNVIVLHNRSVVEQGTHDELMMKKGFYYRLYMMQRTKAEITEDMAI
- a CDS encoding ABC transporter ATP-binding protein, whose product is MISLLRMFSFLKKYRLSMTGSFFLLVISVALNLSQPKLVELVIDYGIKAGKFDLTLLGALGILVAAIIGFTFHFASGYLLIGASQGMAYDIRNNLYNKLMSLPFTSLDRWRTGELMVRMNSDVTTIMMFIRMGFFMIIQSVCMITGSLIIMFLTNARLATIMAVIMPSTLLLFFIVATLIRPVFMKVREKLDNLNNMLQENLAGAKVVRAFAGQSSEIDRFEEKNRDFLSQSLKVGYIISFLFPVLHLAGQLALTATLWVGGTLVIENFLSQQSRGLSLGQLVAFNNYALLAMFPIIMLGMVLSFISMAAASATRIEDLLKEPSRRPEIDHEQSMKRIEGSIEFRNVSFHYGDGENALTDISLTITPGQRIGIIGTTGAGKSSLVHLIPLFYEPCEGEILIDGIDNRNLTFETLRTRISVVLQETMLFSGTIRDNIAFGRPEADNAEIERAAEVACARDFILEKEHAWDEPVGERGAGLSGGQRQRIAIARAVLSQPDIIILDDVTSSVDIETENRLIDNLYNEFAEKTAIIISQKINTIKNSDNIVVVDRGKIAGRGTHEELLAENEIYREIATTQTSLLQL